The Anaerolineales bacterium region GACCAACCTCGGCTACCGCGTGCCCACCAAGGGCGGCTACTTCCCCGTCGCGCCGGTGGACACCCTGCAAGACGTGCGCAGCGAGATCGCCCTGACCCTGGATGCTCTCGGCGCCAAAGTGGAGATGCATCATCACGAGGTTGCCTCCGCCGGCCAGTGCGAGGTGGACTTGCGCTTTGACAGCCTGGTCTCCATGGCAGATAAGTTGCTCACCTACAAATATGTTGTGCGCAATGTCGCCAAGGCGCATGGCCTCACAGCCACCTTTATGCCCAAGCCGCTCTTTGGCGACAATGGTTCCGGCATGCATGTGCACAACAGCCTGTGGAGCGGCGGCAAGAATCTCTTCTTCGGCAAGGGCTCCTACGCCGAGCTCTCTGAGCTCGCCCTGTATTACATTGGCGGCATCCTCACCCATGTCGATAGCTTGCTCGCCTTCTGCGCCCCCACCACCAACTCCTACCGTCGCCTGGTGCCGCACTACGAGGCGCCCGTCAATGTAGCCTTCTCCAAGCGCAATCGCAGCGCCATCGTGCGCATCCCCATGTATGCCAGCGGCGAGGAGAATGCCAAGGCCAAACGCATCGAGTTCCGCGCTCCGGACCCCACCGCCAACCCCTATCTCGCCTTTTCAGCCATCCTGATGGCCGGCCTGGATGGCATCAAGCGCAAGATCGACCCCACCAAGGCTGGCTACGGCCCGCTCGACAAGAACATCTGGGAGCTTGGCGCCGAAGAGAAGCAAGCCATCCGCAGTGTTCCCGGCAGCCTCAACGAAAGTGTCGCCGCCCTGGAGAAAGACCACGACTACCTGCTGGACGGTGGCGTCTTCACCGAAGATGTCCTCACCATGTGGAAGGACCTCAAGCAGAGCGAGATCCACGAGGTCGCGCTGCGCCCTTCTCCCTACGAATTCCACCTCTACTCAGCCATCTAGCCTATATGCCAAACAAAAAGCCTCGCTCATTGAGCGAGGCTTTTGTTTGCTTCCGAGAGCGGCATATTTGTCCAGTGGCTTGACGCACCCTTGCGCCGTCCGCTGTTTGAAGCTATAGATGCAGCATGCGTGTCCAAGCCTCCAGCGTTAGCTGCCTCCGGGAAAACCCGCCCAAAAGTTGTTACTTATAAGTTTTAACCCCCTCCCTGTTTTGGACATAATAACTTTGCAGGGTTTACGTGCTCAGGCTGCTGCCAAAGCTGGAGAAATCAGCCCCCGTCGGGTTCTGGAACACTCGTAGCCCAAATTCCGGCGCCACAGCCAGCAGATGGTCAAAGATGCTCGCCTGGATCGCCTCATAAGCTTCCCAGGCCGTGGTCGTGGTGAAGATATAGATCTCGATCGGCAGGCCTGTAGGGCCGGGATCCAGCTGGCGCACCATAATGGTTTGGTCCTTCTTCACATCCGGCCGCTGCCGCAGATAGCCATCCACATAGGCCATGAACACTGAAACATTGGTCAGCTGGCTGGGCTTGTTGGTGAAGAAATCCTTGAGCAGCTCCATTTGCTTAAGCCGCGCCATCTCTTTTTCATTGCAAAAGCGCACGCTCTGGATATCCAGCGAAATGGAGCGCTTCACTCGCCGCCCGCCGCTCTGGCTCATGCCGCGCCAGTTCTTGAAAGACACTTCCAGCAGCTTATGGGTCGGGATCACCGTAAAGGTCTTGTCAAAGTTCTGGATCTTGACCGTATGCAGAGACATGTTGGTCACATCCCCGTCCGCATTGAACGCCGGCACTTCGATCCAGTCGCCTTCCTTGACCAGATCATTGGCGGCGATCTGCACACTGGCCACCAACCCCAGGATCGTGTCCTGGAAGATGAGCAGCAGGATCGCCGTCAGCGCCCCCAGCCCACCCAGCAGCAGCAGTGGCGAGCGCCCCGTGAACACCGAGATGCTCAGAATGATGCCCACGCCAATGACTAGGATCTTGCCCAGGTCCAGATAGCCTTGGATCGCTACACCGCTGTAGTTGGCCCGGCTCTCGTAGATGATATTGGCCGCCGAGAGCAGGGCGTTCAATGTAAGCACCAGGATCCAC contains the following coding sequences:
- the glnA gene encoding type I glutamate--ammonia ligase, which translates into the protein MALPANVEKLIKAHSPKMVDVRFTDPLGVWQHCSVPIDELEGALKSGIGFDGSSIKGFQQIYDSDLLLTLQPDSAQLDPFYQAPTLTFIATIHDPEQGKRYSRDPRFIAEKAEAFLKESGIAETSYWGPEAEFFLFSHLSYSIEPHSMGFDIDSPEASWNTGAREDMTNLGYRVPTKGGYFPVAPVDTLQDVRSEIALTLDALGAKVEMHHHEVASAGQCEVDLRFDSLVSMADKLLTYKYVVRNVAKAHGLTATFMPKPLFGDNGSGMHVHNSLWSGGKNLFFGKGSYAELSELALYYIGGILTHVDSLLAFCAPTTNSYRRLVPHYEAPVNVAFSKRNRSAIVRIPMYASGEENAKAKRIEFRAPDPTANPYLAFSAILMAGLDGIKRKIDPTKAGYGPLDKNIWELGAEEKQAIRSVPGSLNESVAALEKDHDYLLDGGVFTEDVLTMWKDLKQSEIHEVALRPSPYEFHLYSAI
- a CDS encoding mechanosensitive ion channel produces the protein MITINSIRLWMEANESIAPWVVLGAVLFSFIIARYVVGRGLTWLARSTKNQWDDVLVKHMRPNRLSWVAPLAVIYAFAYLWPQFARSLQSVSLFIILWILVLTLNALLSAANIIYESRANYSGVAIQGYLDLGKILVIGVGIILSISVFTGRSPLLLLGGLGALTAILLLIFQDTILGLVASVQIAANDLVKEGDWIEVPAFNADGDVTNMSLHTVKIQNFDKTFTVIPTHKLLEVSFKNWRGMSQSGGRRVKRSISLDIQSVRFCNEKEMARLKQMELLKDFFTNKPSQLTNVSVFMAYVDGYLRQRPDVKKDQTIMVRQLDPGPTGLPIEIYIFTTTTAWEAYEAIQASIFDHLLAVAPEFGLRVFQNPTGADFSSFGSSLST